TGGCCGAAGCATTGTTGACCAAAATATCAATACCACCAAATGTTTTAACAGCAGCTTCAACAGCTGCTTGGATCTGGGATTCATCCCTGACATCCACAATGCATGGGAGGCATTTTCCTCCAGCAGCCTCaactaaagaaattaaaatgcatGAAGCGGCTATGAATTATGTGTCATGGAAATGTAATTTACATACTCTCTTTGGCTGCTGTGTAGATGGTGCCTGGCAATTTTGGATGTGGCTCAGCAGTTTTGGCAGCAATCACAACATTAGCTCCATCTTTAGCTGCTTTCAATGCAATTGCTTTTCCAATACCCCTGCTGGCTCCAGTGATGAAAATGGTGCGGCCGGCGAGTTTCCTTTCAGACGACATCATAGATTAGGTGACGgactaaaaatgaatttttaatgcGCAATATACACTTACCCAGTGTTGAGCATTTTGAGTTTCGTATCAGAAGAAtgacaaacagaaaatgaagattCACTGATTATACAAGATATCGAAGATGATTTACTTATGTAAAATTGTATaatttcccgatagggattcTATCGCCAAAGACCTGTTTCCTGACCCAACCCAACCCAACCCGACCCAACCCAACCCACACCAACAGATGGCGTTGTTCCTCTCAGAGAGATAGGAaagttgtttatttcattaatgtcttatacgttttttttcttagagttaaaaaattaggaaattaTGATCATCTTGTGCAAGACAAGGTTTTACATGGAGCCGtcgtttttagatttttatattgCGATGAAATCATAATTATATACTCGAATTTGTGTTTTCGTGTTTTATTAAACTGCCGTTAGATGGTTCTGACGCATTGCTATAAAGCCGTGCTATATAAACACAGCCTATTATCTAGGCAATCTCGGTCCACTGTTTACGTTTAGTTTTGATTGGTTTTGATAGACCGAGACGTACAGTTCACGCGGCCTTGATTGGAAATaatagaaacgaaacaaaacaaggcaaaacaaaacaattgatgGCTGGCTGCTAATCAACCAAGTTTAAAGAAATGTAGTCAAATGTAGTTTGAAGTATGTAGGCAAtcttttgattgtaaattCTTTTGTGGTacacatttatatattttctccaACTTATTCTTTAATGCttgttttgcttattttttatctAGATTGTACACAGTGCCAAAGCATCATTCCCAGCAATGTTGGAATTACTTTTGCTCAAGTTTTTTCAAGAGTTTTTCTCCTTTGGCCAATCTTTTACTATGTTACTGCGACAAGAGATCAGTTTGGATTCCCCTGTTATTGATTGCTTGGACTGTTACTGAAGTTCTTCGCTACCTTTACTACATCTTGAATTTACTCTCTACTGTGCCAGCAATTACATTGGTGCAGGTAAATATtactgtttaaaaattttacttttggtttcattatccactaatgttttcttttgaaaagatattcttttttcattatctTGTATCCTATTGGAATAACGGGTGAGCTTATTTCCTGTTACTGTGCTCTACCCTACTACAGCAGAACTCAGGAATTTTCAGTTTTACTACCTAATAAGTGGAATTTAACATTCAACTTCTGGTACATGCAatttaattatatattttttcaaacttattGTTTAAtgcttgtttgtttattttgtatctAGATTGTACACAGTGCTACAGGCTCTTTACTAGTTTGCTATTGCCTAGTAACCACTACACTGTTGTTGAATGCTGTTTGATTATCGATAGTGTTTTGTGTTGCAGAATAAAATGACAGAAATGACCAACAACAGTGAAGTACAACAGACCTCATCTTCCACCGAGGAGACCATCATAGAGGTGGTAATTCAGCCACCAACTACAGAGGCCAAGGTTGAATCTGATGCTCCCCCCGCTGTGATCACCACTCAGCCAGCACAGCCAATGCCTGAACACGATGACAGCATTGCTGTGGTCATGTGGGAAGCCACCGTTACTGGTCGACGCCTCATCGACGAGATGGTCAACCTGGGATCATTCTACGTGGCACAGGAAGAGAAAGCAGAAGGGCACGATTTCAACGAGTACGTCATGCCGTATGGCAAGCTACCGCTGAATGTAATTCACAACTACAATCTTCGCATCGTTGACACGGGTCGTTACCGCATGCTCAAGGAGATCCGCAACAACAGAATGCTCAAGTCCAAGAGCGAGGTGGCCGCCTGCAACGATTTCGCCTCGTGGCTCATCAAGCTCCAAAAAGATAATTTCACCGACAAGAAAATTGTCTTAGTCTTCTTTTAACCACGCCACTCCCAAGATCCTTCAGCTCTTCCAGGTATATCGCCAtttagtttctatttttagacTCGTTTCTAACTTTCAGTTTGTTTTAGGCTTTGGAACGTTACCGTCTTCTTGATGATGTCAACAAGATTTTGCTTGGATGTGTTAATGGCTGGGATCTGCTCCGTCAACAGGTAACAACTGAAATAGTAACACGTGAATTGGTTAGATTTTCTAACGTTTCAATCGAAAACAGGTGCATGATTTGAAGGATGAACATCGCATGGTCCTTAAAGCTTTGGCTGATCATCACCTTGGAGTCGACACACCTTTGGAGAGCGCTGTTCAACGTGCTCAATCAAGCACTTCACAAGATCCTTCGCAAGGTGCATGGCGGCCGCATCAACACTGGGGTACTTAAGGAGAACCTCATCAGTTGCGATCATTTGCTCGAACAAGTCAAGAAGATCAAAGAAGAATTGACTAAGGAGGCTCAATGGAGACCTGTATTCGCTGACATGTTTCATCAAGGTATCAAGCCTCGCCGGCGAGCTGGATTCCTCCGCCATATGCTTGTCGAGTTGGGCATCGTTCACCTATGCATGCCTTACGGAAACATTCAAGGTgagtttgttttcttatttacaaTTCTCAACTggataattgaaatttcttttgcaggACAAGAAAGATGACGGTGTGGGCGAGGTCATCAAAGAGCATCAAAGGCAAGAATGAAGCCGACGTGGAGGAAGTCATCAAGCTGCTGAATCAACACCTTGCGCAGCCAGACAAGCCCGTCCGACGCGGTAGTTGCCGTCGAGCACCCCGCACTCGTTCCCTTTGCACCGCCACGGACTTGGAGAAGCAGCAGCCTGCGTCCAAGATCGAGCCacagggaaaacaacaacgacccTGTCAAAGTGATTATGGATGTTATTCCCAGCACTCCTGCGGTCCTGTCCGAAGTTTAAAAAGTCCCTCCCTCCTCGACTCGCCTGAAATTACTTACTGCCTCCCGCCCcacttcccttttgtttttcacttaaCTTGTCTcgtttttgagaaattttgatcttttttttaagtttacaaGTCTTTCACGAAACAAACTTGCTTGTCGCTTTTGGTTATGCTTTTCTTCTTACCAGAGATAACACTtgcaaaatttataaatataccaGGGAGCTTTTTGGTAATTGTTCTAGTCTTATACTAAAATCAATCCAGGGTGTATATGTGCGATGAAATTGTCTCTGCAGTGCCTTTGCAGTGCCTTTCATACTTGTGAGTTGATCTCATGGAATGGAATACAAAATACTCTGAGGAAAttaattgtcttttatttttttttcttctcaaaaaatttcttatttttcatctcTTATGCAACTATCgaacatttcttttaagttaAGATTCTCTTAGGCGGCGGCGACTCTTTCCTTGtcgttgatttgtttattgacTGGATGGgaataaagtaaaagaatattttatgaaagcttagttttttgaacatttaaatATGGTATTAGgactttctctcttcttctgtgCTGTGTTTACCCTCTGCAATAACTATGTCCAATTTGATCCTTTCCACCACATATTTCTGAATCTTGCCTCTCAGGCAGAGGCCAATAAGGCTGGCAAGTGAACAATGAGGAACTGTAGGATTGTAATCTATTCTAACCAAGTAACCATTTTCCTCAAATGGTTGTACTTGAACAGATTCATCTGTAATATAAACCAACAGCCTCTTTTGACACTAGAGTGctccggagtgcaataaaTTTTACCATAAAGGATAAAGGGAAAAtcggaaaatcaaaatatagaCTTGAGGAAAActattttctaattgttgGACCACtcctatcgggaaactcgcgcgCGCAGCAAGGGATCGGATTGTCTCCGCTAGGTTTCGtctgaagaaaacaacacacaacgccatctattatttcaaaacaaactaCTATTTGTATTCGTAAATAACAGaaagacttttttcttcacaaaaaatagtaacaaaaaaaaaaagaaattatttctttttcttccaaaaatgttttgcatAAAAATTCCATTCCACTAAAGATGCTCCTCAAAATACTATTTCCACATGAAATTTCCCAAGACtcgaaagagaaatttttttaagtttgaaaaGATTTATATAACATCACGGAAGATGCCGtgactaaaaataatattttttgtccACTTCCTCATTGTTtccggaaagaagaaaattgggaatctataatattataagTGACGTGCTCAAGCTACCGAGATGTATTCGAAAGGCACTTAATGGATCGCTCTActtgaagaattttttctctctctttgcgaGAACCATTTTACCAACGTGCCCATAAATAATTCATAAACTTCCTCCCCCCACCTCACCGTTACACAGAATTTTCGATAAACAATTTCAGTAAACAAAGCAGCAAGAAATATGTGGGTGGAAGAGAAtagggatttttttctttctttttttttgcttaattgTTTCCAGCGGACTGTAATTTTGGTAGACAATTAAGCGACGGTAGAAGCAGGACACTGATTGTTCGTCAGTCGATAAACTGCCATTTCCGAAATGCCTTGGTAGTGTACAAAAGCTGCGGCTATCACCAAAACGTGAAATATTTGATGGCTTTGAAACTGTAATGAAAAACCAATTAGAAAGTGGCAGCACAAATGAGGAAATTTCTTCTTATGAACGTACCCAGATATCACATTTCCCAGGGAAGTAACATTCTGGTATACGGCCAGCGTACAGGAGGGCTCCCAGAATGTAGAGCGCTCCCATCAGAATCAGCCATCCGAGAGAGGCGTAAGAAACGGCGTTTACCCAACCTTCCATAACAGCGTAATGAATGGCTGGAATGGCACCACTCAAGCCAAAAGCGATGAAAATCCCtgttgcaaaaaaataaacatcgtAAATATCGATCAAACAAGTGAAACATGCCAAAAATGGGCAGTACCTGCTCTGAAGGGTCGGTATTTAGGTTCGCCAAATTTATCCAACATGGAAGTTATAATGGCACCGAGACCCAAAACGGTGGCCACAGTCAGGTAAATGACTTTTGGTTGATATTGGCAGTAGAAGGTGTAGTAGAGCCATGGAACCAACGATCCCAGGATGAGGAATGATATCCCAACGTAATCCAACTTTGAAAAGAGTTTGCCCACAAATTCAGAATGGCAATGCACAGTGTGATAAGTGCAAGACAATCCTAAACACAGGATGGCTCCGGCGAAGAAAGCAGCAAAAACCAATCGTTCTTCCGTTTGAAGTTCAGACCATATCAGCGTGTAGACGGCCAGACTGACAAATGCGACACAGCCAATGAGATGGGTCCAAATGTTGCCAGTTTCAGTATGGATTCTGAACAGCGATTGAAAGCATGCTGTAAAGGATGGCAGTGGCGGTCTGTGGCCCCAAATCAGGTAATCATTGTCTTGAAGCCAGTGAGGCAAAGCCTGAAAGTGGCAAACTTTCCAAGATGCTTCTATCACTTTGCGGCAAATATCTCCAGCTTGTTCTGCCACAGCACCAGCTCCAGCAGCCATGTCGGAACTAAACTCTGCAGCAGCATGGAATCCATCTTCCAGCTGTAACGGAAAAATGAGGTTATACACATACTTTCCTTTCAGGCACGAGAGTTTGCCAAAGTACTCACCATTCTTTTGGCAGAGGGCAGATCAGTAGGCATGCAGTCAGTAAGCTCTTTTGTTGACTCTATAATCCTTTTCACTAGGTCTGTTTTCACATCATCTTCACTACTTTCTACTtcttgttcctcttcttcttggacgTTTCTTCGCAACCTAAGCCCGTCATCCCACTCTTGGCTGTTGGCAGACTCCATTTTTCAGATATTCTGGAATTATTTAGGTCCCAACGACTCGGTTTCCGAGCGGAAAAACGCAACtagaaaaagcaaaacgaAAAGATGACGATTGTTGAGCTTAACAAAGACATTCAAACACAGGccacacaattttttaagtagaaaacattttacataCCGACGAAAAAAGATAACGAGTGAACCGCTTTGAAGTGTATGCCTATATTGGAAATCAAACACACGAGAACAAAGGACGAGCCGTGAAATGCTTTTCGATTGTCAAGTTTCACTTGCAACGAgcgaaaaaaaggacgacTTTATTCGTTGCTCACTACTGGCCTTTTGCTTTTCAGCTGGATGGGTTTCGACGTATACAAGACACAACACTAGTCAGGGACGATTGCAGCGCCATCTATGGAACCAGCTGTTGGCTGATTGGCTGGCGGTCACGTGACCCAGATAAAATTCCATCGTTTCATTGTCTCTCTCTTGATCGGATTACAGATTGGATGGCCCAGCCTTTTTATATAAATCGGTACAAAAAGTGCTCTCTTATCATTTACGTCGAATTGTTGTGTTCCTATCTTTATATGACGGCCGCATTTCTATTCGAGAAAATCTATACTAGATTATATCGATTACTTACGTCAATaatggaattgaaatttttgctttcaaattttcaacgCGTTTCCCTCGAGCAGTGGCTCGACACAAATGTAATTACTGTTCTATATATCAAGCCGATACCAGCAACTTCCACCGCGAGgacttttagatttttatttttttattttaataattggcATTGTTCTGCGAATTCCGCCGTGACGTCGCCGCTTCACAATATGCCCGACGCTGAATCATTTCAAGGCTCCTACGTCTCATGGCGGCCAGTGTTGTCTCGATACTTTTTCATAATAGTCACGTGGCAGGTACCTGTGACgtacatttctcttttttttcctgtaaaaaaaacgagagaaagagaagcttTACGAGTGCCATATGTGTTTGTTTTGGGGGGGAAGCAGCTTTTCatccaatgaaaaaagatacaaaagaaacaaggcCATTTTCACATTCAAGAAGATGTTTTTCATGCctttctctattttaaaaCCGATTCTCACGAGCTTTTATCGAGTCGTGTGGGCACATCAGAAGATGCTGACTGAGCTTTGACCGAGTTATAAGTTTGTGTCTGATTGTTTGAACTAGAGCGACGACAACGCTCGTCGTGTAGACACACGACATGGACAAATAATGAGATTATGTGACTAAACAATGGGCCCTGATATCGTTCATCATCACGTCTaatcgagagagaaaataaaaaaagaaaaggcttccaaaaatatttcaacaaatcgGTTGTGACTATTCTGCGCGGGCCAGTGGCTTTTATCGATCCGTCGAACGCGGCGCACAGCTGTTTTCTCCGAGCTTTTTATTCCGTTCTCGTGTGTTGGGGCTTTCGCTGCTGCTAGTTcacgttcctttttttttcattttctaacgCCGCCAACGCACACGTGATGAAGACCATAGAGTTACGGATGAAAGGCGATGGGAGGGAGACGAAAAAAATGGGGGTAGAACCACGGCTGACACACAATTTCCTTCAGGGAACGGCCTCATTATATCCTGccttcgctttttttttttcgtgatggCAGTCCTATATAGTTGGCTCCGGCCTTATCTTTCCTACATTCGTGGGGGACCTATGTAAGTGTGTGTGGGGGGAAAAGCAAGAAGAAGGTTCAAGTGTCAATATTATCCCTCCGCTTCTCTCTCGTCTTGGCCAGTTATTTACTGCACACCGATCGAGACGTCAAAGAATTGAGCGTATGTGTAGGTGGCACACGCGCGTAGGAGGGTAGAAAATAACTGGAATTAACGTCCGTCTATATTTTCACTAGATGAAATGACATTGCTCCTCATTTTACAAATACGAAGGTGCGATGGATAGATTTTGAGGTTTCCTGGTCGACTCGTGTCATTTCCTCGTACGGCGCACCGATCCATCGCTATCGATTCCGGACCTTTTGTGTCCGCGatcctgaaaaagaaaaaaaaaatctttattttatcttaTGTTGCACGAGGATCAGAGTTGTATTGTATTTGACCTTGTTGAGGTTATACAGAAGATGCCGCCTGGGGCACTCACGCCCAATCGATTTATCGAATGAACTCTCTTGAAATTCTCTTTGAACTGATAAcacaaatattatttttagtggATCACAGCTAGACAGGATCACAAGTAAAAAGAGAATTCTAAAAATGCATTCGGGTTTCAAGTCACGCGTGATCTTGACATACGTCCATATAGCTGCGTATTACTGTGTGTGTGACTAGACCCCCCCTAGCACCACCCCAAATGAATCTGTGTCAGTATGATAATCACGCCCCGGGACGAGTTTGACCTGTTTCTGCAAATCGCTCACGATCTTTccatcaaacacacacacacacagtttatGAGAGCAAACATGAAATATCCCGTTGCGACCAGCATGATGGCTggcgtttatttttatttggacgTCAAGGTCGTAAGCAATTTCAGCACGAAAACTGATAGATATTCGAGGCTAGATGATTGCAGCACTATAGCTCATTGCTGCCCTTGACTTGAACGAATCGGAAAGATTTTAAAAGCGgacaggggggggggtattACTGTTGAGCAAAATCGATGGGTTGCGGTTTCCATagttaaagaagaaattccttttttctttattttcccggaaccccttttgtttattttacgaGGCTATATACAACTTGCAACGATCGAAAGagatttttgttcaaaaaggaAGTTTGCGGGAATAAGAGTTTGTTGGTTGCGGTGCGCCGGCCCGGTGCTATACTATACACTCTCAGTTTGGTCGGCCGTGAATTTCCTTTGTTTCCCTCCCCCCCACAGCTCCaaccttcttttttgggggatttttttgAGCGTGGGCCAAATTTTCGGAAAAgcaaaagacgaaaaactTACCACGATGAGTAGTTTTGACATGAATATACATCATCTGGCGTTTGGTTCCGGCTCGGGTCATTCAATCAATGCTGCCCTGTCACCGATGTGTATACTGTAAACAAATAACCGCAGTCGACGCCGACATCTATCGTAGTAAATGAAACAGGAATGGCGGTTATAATACATCCGTAATCGAAACCACAATTAGGACACAACCGGAAAGTCTCATTCTTCCGGTTGCGTAATGTTAGTATAAGCAAATGTACGTAGTAAACATTTCCAcatatcaataaaattaatcagTTTTGGCTTGGGTTctaaatttctaaatattgGGTGTATAGAATACTTTCCAGCCAATCGATTCTCATGTTACAATGACGACGCATCCGAACGAGGGGGCGTCGTACGGCCGTTTTAACgccttggcttttttttctatctctcgaCGTTACGCAATTCCCGCCGGACGAACTGGACTGGAGTTTTTGGAGAATTTCCAAACCAGTTGATCTTGATCGTTAAAAGATTACGTCCAGTTTCCCCTGCAGGCTCGGAAGATGACCCATGTTGCTAGGctagaatcaaaaagaaaaataatcattttttaaaataaatatggatTGATTTAAACGTTATCATCACACAGGGCTGGTCGTGATTGCAGCTCAAGCAACGAGCTAGACGTTTGAAAGTCAAGAAGCCTTTAATAACACATCAAAGCAAAAGCAGATAGTGCTGCTGCTCACTTGAAACAACTTAAAAATATCAAGTCAATAACCCACTATTTGATTTGCAGTTTAACGTAATTGAGAGTGTGCTTCAAGACCACTTTTGAAGAGTTTAATGAAGCACTGGCAGTCAAAATTCACAAGTTAAACCAAAAGAAGTTGGCAAGTTGTCATTTTTGGCTCCATTCCAGTTTCTATAAAGTACTGGCCACATGCTGCCAACTATCATCCCTTAACTACACAAGAAGTTCCACGGGTAcattgcaaaaaagaaaagtctacATATGGTGTCACTAATTGACCATGAGAATGCTTCAAGTCAAGGGTTACGTTCCAatttttcattacatttttgtCTCTCGAAATATATACTTATTTGGATTCGTGGAAAAAAGTCTACCAACATCAAAAACTGATTTTCTCGCTTATCTAGTTGTTGACTCTATGGCCTTTAGTCCTCGAGGGACGCAAACTACTTTGAACCGGCTGTGACAAACTTTTTTCAAGCAGTTTATATAACAACGGGAAATGTATAACTCTAAAATTAACAGAAGCCCACAGGTTCATTGATCGGCACGGACTGCACGATCCacattagaagaaaaaaacaacaacttaaaattgattaattttgtttttcctaatTTGCAATTCGGCTGCAAACGACAAATTTCACCAATCTGTCAAATTGAACAGCATTGCATGATTTTCTCtaaaatgaaatctaatttttttatttgcggttttttgaaatcagattaaaaatttcaaaaaaaagtcaatcagCGAAAAGGTTCGAACCTTGTGATCTAGCAAAGTTTGCAAATCTATATTTACCATAACGTTTGGAATCCTTAGCAAAACGCGCCAGTTTTTGGCCACGTTCCAAACATTTCATTCGGGGAGCCTGAGTGTCCAGCACCCGAACGTAAATGGACAAGGAATAATTAATGATTAGAGTCCCACGCCCGTGGTCATTAATTCTCGTCTGCCGTTTAGCTCGAACGCAATCATTTTTCTGTCTCAATTTGAGGAGTTTAACCCGtcgctatttatttattacattagATTGAGGGAGAAAGGACAAGGTTCTAGTTTTCTGGTCATGATTGAGtaataagttttgaaatcCTTCACAGTTACGATTTGATCGACTTGTTTCGTGCAAAGTCCCGTTAGATTTTCTGAATAATTAAACGAACGAATAATACTCACGCCATCTGTACTGGATCACGGTCATCACACATTAGGACACCAATCTAATCTCTGTCGAAAGCGACAGTTAGAAATAGGAGCGCAACGATTTCGTTCGTAATCTATCGCCCAGCAGATTTTTGGTCAAACTGCTTATTATTCTCATGGGGAAGAGATTAACTGGGCTGGGCCAGAGGCAGGTTCATTGATCAGCTGACCGTTCTGGTCGGGAGGTTTTTCATTCATGCTTTGCTTTCGTGGCCCCGTGTGAATGAAGGTTCATGGAGGACTTTATATATCGATCGACACAAGACTCGACTGGATCTACTCCTGGATCCTGGCTCGTGATGAGGTATATAGTGCTGGACTGGATACTCCAAGAAAGAGTTAGTCATCGGCTAAGCTGCTGGATTGTGGCATTGAATTGGTCGGAAGTTGAAAGTGATAATAAATAATCCTTTAGAAATCAAGTTGAATAGGTTTTATTCTGAAATAGCCAAGACAAGATTGCGTGATGAAAGGTTTTCTTTGTTACCCAAGTTATTttagatgaaatgaaaagctCTATCAAAGTTAACTTGCTCAATATTAACGAAGTACATAAGCAACGCCGATGCAGATGGCCACATTTCGTGTGAAATTGCACAGCTGGTTGGAGATTTCTCTTTCCTTGATTCATTGCATTAACTGCACGCTAAGTGGCAAGTATTTTTCAAGACGAATACAGCGCCTCGTACAGCGCAAATTGAGCTTTTACTATTTCTGAATGACGAAATGTTGCCAAATTAGTTAATTGCCTAAACGAGGAATAAATAGCCTGAGATATCAATGACGTCACTGGCCACTCTCTCCCCGACAACAATCAcgttttaaaaagttttaggCGAGCAGAGCGTGAGTCGATAGTTCGTTGCGCTGCCATCTAGTGTCGCAGTAAAAAACAGCTTCGAGTAACAAATAATCcgcaaataattcaaaatgctGTTTTGAATCTGTTTTGCACAgggaaataattatttgaaagaaattgtcAAACCATACTAATGCAATGCATTAAAAACATTGACGTCACAGCATTTTAAACTGTACCTGAAATATTCATTATGGAGATCCAGACATGGTCGATTGGTCAAACCTCAAACGTAATCATTGGTAGTCGGGCCGTATGTCGTCGATATTATCATTTCGTCtaagaaaagtaaataaaaaacagattAACATTAGGTCAGTTGGTAATCATGAATCGTGCCGTGCTCTACGTTCTAATTGTCTTGGTTGCACCAGGTATATTTTACTTCATCATACCTTAATAATGTTACTTAAAATTCATAAACTTGAAGCGGCGTTGATAAGTGATGATGTTGGTCGCATCTCTAATGGATTTGATGGTAGTCCCGCTGTAATTGTCCCCGCCGAAAAATATCCCTTCATAGTTTCGGTAAACGATAAATGCTGTACAAAAATCACTAATACAAACTAacgattaaaatttattaggtGACGCTTAATGATGTCCACATTTGTG
The window above is part of the Daphnia pulex isolate KAP4 chromosome 3, ASM2113471v1 genome. Proteins encoded here:
- the LOC124191007 gene encoding adiponectin receptor protein-like, whose translation is MESANSQEWDDGLRLRRNVQEEEEQEVESSEDDVKTDLVKRIIESTKELTDCMPTDLPSAKRMLEDGFHAAAEFSSDMAAGAGAVAEQAGDICRKVIEASWKVCHFQALPHWLQDNDYLIWGHRPPLPSFTACFQSLFRIHTETGNIWTHLIGCVAFVSLAVYTLIWSELQTEERLVFAAFFAGAILCLGLSCTYHTVHCHSEFVGKLFSKLDYVGISFLILGSLVPWLYYTFYCQYQPKVIYLTVATVLGLGAIITSMLDKFGEPKYRPFRAGIFIAFGLSGAIPAIHYAVMEGWVNAVSYASLGWLILMGALYILGALLYAGRIPECYFPGKCDIWFQSHQIFHVLVIAAAFVHYQGISEMAVYRLTNNQCPASTVA
- the LOC124189839 gene encoding LOW QUALITY PROTEIN: very-long-chain (3R)-3-hydroxyacyl-CoA dehydratase 1-like (The sequence of the model RefSeq protein was modified relative to this genomic sequence to represent the inferred CDS: inserted 3 bases in 2 codons), coding for MIYLYCTQCQSIIPSNVGITFAQVFSRVFLLWPIFYYVTATRXSVWIPLLLIAWTVTEVLRYLYYILNLLSTVPAXLHWCRYSFFIILYPIGITGELISCYCALPYYSRTQEFSVLLPNKWNLTFNFWYMQFNYIFFQTYCLMLVCLFCI